Within the Candidatus Binatia bacterium genome, the region CAAAGCTCTACCGGCGCCACAGCGGCTATCCCGGTGGGTTGCGTACCAGTACCGCTGCTCGTGAACTGAGCGAACACCCGGAGCGCGTTCTGCGCCAGGCGGTGGAGGGCATGCTACCGAAAAACCGGCTTGGGAGGCAGCTCGCCACGAAGTTGAAAATCTACACGGGCCAGGAACATCCGCATGCCGCGCAGCAGCCCGTGACGCTCTGAGCGTAGGAGTGTGAACATGTCCGATCGAAAAATCACGCATGCTGCCACCGGGAAGCGCAAAAGCGCCGTCGCCCGCGTTTACCTGGTCGTTGGCAGCGGTAATATTGTTGTGAACCGCCGCCTATTAGACGACTATTTCGGCCGTCCGACTTCTCGCATGATCGTTCAACAGCCGTTTGAGTTGACTGGCACGGCGGGCCAGTTTGATGTCTCAGCGAACGTCTGCGGCGGCGGTGTTTCAGCGCAGGCGTCCGCCATACGACATGGCATCACACGCGCGCTGATCGACTCCAATGCTGAGCTCAGACCAGCATTGAAGAAGGCCGGCTACGTCACGCGCGACCCGCGAGAGGTTGAGCGAAAGAAATACGGTCGCCACAAGGCACGCAAGCGCCCGCAGTACTCGAAACGGTAGGCCGTCTTCACTCGACGCTCAGGAACAGTCCTCCTCCCAGCAAGAGGAAGATGCCGTTGGCGGCCCATGCCGATACCACGGGGGGTAGAACGCCGCTCTGGCCGAGGGCATTGCTGAGCGCGAGGACCACCCAGTAGCCGAAGCCGAGGGCCAATCCGGTACCCACGATTCCGGCCAAGCTGGGGTGCCGCTGCACCCGCCCGGCCAGGGGAATAGCAACACAGGTGAGCACCAGCGCCGTGAAGGGGACGGCGAGCTTCATGTTGAGATCGACCAGGTAACTCGAGGCGTCAATTCCCTTGCGCGAGAGGTCGCGCATCCGCTGGCGCAGTTCCAGGTAACTGAGTTCATCCGGTTCGCGGTGGATTTCGAGAAAATCGCCGAGCGGTTCGTGAATCACCACTTGATCCGGAGGAATCTGTCGCGTGCTGACTTGCCCATCACTGGCGATCGTATGCTCGACCGAACCCGTGGTTGCCCAGCTGCTGCCGGTCCACCGAGCCGAGGCGACTTCGATGATGCTGCGTAACTCGAAATCGGGGCCCGTCTGGTAGATGGTCAGGCCGAGCAACACCCCGCGACGTGGATCAATTTGATCAATGTTATAGAAGCCGTCGGCGCCGTGGTACCAAATCTCACGTTCGCTTAGAATGCCACGCTGAGGCCGCTTACGGATTTCGATGTTGTTGACGTACTGGTACGCCCGCGTGCAGTAGGGGACCAGGGTCTCGTTCCACAGCAGTGTGCCCAGGCTCAGGAGTCCGGCGACGGCCAGCAAGGGTAACGCCATCTGCGCTAGGCTCACACCCGATGCCCGCAGGGCGATGATCTCGTTCCGGCGAGATAACATCCCGAGGCTGAGCAGCATCGCTGCCAGCACCGCGGGCGGCGTGATTTGGGTAATGATGAGCGGGAC harbors:
- the rpsI gene encoding 30S ribosomal protein S9 is translated as MSDRKITHAATGKRKSAVARVYLVVGSGNIVVNRRLLDDYFGRPTSRMIVQQPFELTGTAGQFDVSANVCGGGVSAQASAIRHGITRALIDSNAELRPALKKAGYVTRDPREVERKKYGRHKARKRPQYSKR
- the lptG gene encoding LPS export ABC transporter permease LptG, encoding MQSRYAVLSVTSRYLIRECISVFIPVVLAFLVLYLIVDFFDRLNLLLQNHADPLSAFRYFLFKVPLIITQITPPAVLAAMLLSLGMLSRRNEIIALRASGVSLAQMALPLLAVAGLLSLGTLLWNETLVPYCTRAYQYVNNIEIRKRPQRGILSEREIWYHGADGFYNIDQIDPRRGVLLGLTIYQTGPDFELRSIIEVASARWTGSSWATTGSVEHTIASDGQVSTRQIPPDQVVIHEPLGDFLEIHREPDELSYLELRQRMRDLSRKGIDASSYLVDLNMKLAVPFTALVLTCVAIPLAGRVQRHPSLAGIVGTGLALGFGYWVVLALSNALGQSGVLPPVVSAWAANGIFLLLGGGLFLSVE